The sequence below is a genomic window from Acidobacteriota bacterium.
GGGTTGAAGGATTCGATCTTCGCCACCAAGGCGGCGGGACCGGCCGAGTATCGGGAAAGGCGGACCAGCGGCGTGTTGCCGAGAGTCTGCAGAATATCGTCGTAGATTTCCATCGACTTCGCTTTCTTTTAGGGACCAGGACAGGGTCCGTTGAATGCAAGCCTTGCGACCCCAAAGATACCGAAACCGGAGAAGGGTCGCCAGCCTGGCCCGACCTTCTCACCAGCCTTCTGCTGCGAGGACGGATGCACCTGCATCTGCTGCGTCCTTTGGCCTCTCCGCTCCTCGACGTACTGAAAGTACGCCTTAGTCGCTTCGAGATCCAGACTCCTTGCAACTGCAGGCGCCGGCCGCCCTCTCGCGACGAAGTTGGTGAGAAGATCGGGCCTAGGCCGGCGAGCTGTGGTAAAAGTCCGATGAGGCAACGGACCATCGGCGCGCCCGGCCATAGCGGGCAAGAGGACTACCCATGACCGAACAAGAACTCGACTACCAGGAACTGGTTCAGGAGGCGCTGCGGGACGTGGTGCGGCTCGTTTTGGAACGGCTGCGCGACCATGGGTTGCCGGAGGATCACGCCCTCTACATCGCTTTCCAGACGACCGCCCCCGGCGTGGAGGTACCGCCGAGCCTGTTGCGGCGCCATCCGGAAGAGATGACCATCGTGCTGCAACATCAGTACTGGGATCTCGCCGTCGACCGCGAGGCCTTCGCCGTCACCCTGGCCTTCGACGGCTCGAAGCAGCGGGTCCTGGTGCCTTTCCAGGCGATGACCTCCT
It includes:
- a CDS encoding ClpXP protease specificity-enhancing factor SspB — its product is MTEQELDYQELVQEALRDVVRLVLERLRDHGLPEDHALYIAFQTTAPGVEVPPSLLRRHPEEMTIVLQHQYWDLAVDREAFAVTLAFDGSKQRVLVPFQAMTSFADPEGPFGLRFTSEVEEIEAGPEAVPEPAAEDDADESGEGEKVVSIDRFRSRKDT